In Pseudobacteriovorax antillogorgiicola, a single window of DNA contains:
- a CDS encoding ATP-binding protein — MHRIIGGIIMLTLGVHFLSWFLSQSSLQGVTLVQEPLHAAVEVAGSLIALAVGLALLSRWGEIFSDSGNTKPVAWAMIAMGVIDGMHGVISPGNNFVFLHSLASFVGGLFFLSVFFPKLIDPIPPKPGLAILGVVLSAIFLCTQTWPELIPRMLTDSGHFSSNAIFLNWGGGLGLALAGGKLLRDYYRQRCIHDLLFSLHCLSFAAAAMMFEASKLWDVSWWAWHILRLFAYGIALAVLLHEKVESDQSSWQSLSRTIAKQSKKLGRVADNLNLTLEAANIGIWEFDPIQLSLRGDERFRALTEQDQGDSLISFTRLKSSIHPDDYASLKKKLLSVESIVDIELDVRVGNEHEFVRYLRLKGKVRRHEERSVILGVCWEITDIKTHEHRLVQARLEAEKAKSAAEQASRAKSMFLSNMSHEIRTPLNGVMGLSEEILEETPKDHPHYQAIHSIVASGQSLLSIINDILDYSKLEAGKVELEPAPVDMRDLLENLINLFSSTASRNSVSLSYSLDMNTAEYPVCDRYRLQQVLNNLISNAIKFSPGGSVRVEAKLIVANDETHGGKDRVLEIIIEDSGIGINEENLQKLFTPFSQADMSTTRRFGGTGLGLSICSSLVQLMGGKIDVETEIGFGSTFKVSLPVSIAQLRPMRQKAKMDLELLDSDLKILVAEDNNVNQMVIEMSLKSLGFSPTIVENGQLACAAESRSNFDVIFMDCHMPVMDGFEATAEILKDRKGRHTPLVCALTASVMKDDIDRCHQCGMERVLSKPVRKHDLYEVLLQASHIRGHSDKLKASA, encoded by the coding sequence ATGCATAGGATTATTGGCGGCATCATTATGCTGACTTTAGGGGTTCATTTTTTGTCGTGGTTTCTCTCCCAGTCAAGCCTCCAAGGAGTCACACTCGTTCAGGAGCCTTTGCACGCAGCGGTGGAAGTTGCTGGATCGTTGATCGCCCTTGCAGTGGGGTTGGCACTACTCTCCCGATGGGGAGAGATCTTTTCGGATTCAGGCAATACCAAACCAGTGGCTTGGGCCATGATTGCTATGGGCGTGATTGATGGTATGCACGGCGTCATTAGCCCCGGGAACAATTTTGTTTTTTTGCATAGCCTGGCTAGTTTTGTTGGTGGTTTGTTTTTTTTGAGCGTATTTTTCCCGAAGCTGATCGATCCCATTCCGCCCAAGCCGGGCCTAGCTATCCTGGGGGTTGTGCTCAGTGCAATTTTTTTATGCACTCAAACTTGGCCAGAACTGATCCCGAGAATGCTTACGGACAGTGGCCATTTTAGCAGCAATGCGATCTTCCTGAACTGGGGAGGTGGTCTTGGGCTAGCGCTGGCTGGAGGTAAACTTCTCCGAGACTATTATCGGCAAAGATGTATCCACGATCTCCTATTTAGCCTTCATTGTCTGTCGTTTGCAGCTGCTGCAATGATGTTTGAGGCGAGCAAGCTCTGGGATGTGTCTTGGTGGGCCTGGCATATCCTGAGGTTGTTCGCCTATGGAATTGCCCTGGCGGTGCTCCTCCACGAGAAAGTTGAAAGTGATCAGTCATCTTGGCAAAGTTTGAGCCGAACGATCGCCAAACAATCGAAAAAGCTAGGCCGTGTTGCGGATAATTTAAATCTAACTCTTGAAGCTGCGAATATTGGCATCTGGGAGTTCGACCCAATCCAGCTATCGTTGCGAGGGGATGAGCGCTTTCGAGCCCTTACGGAACAAGATCAAGGAGACTCCCTGATATCTTTTACGCGGCTGAAGTCATCGATTCACCCTGACGACTACGCATCGTTAAAGAAAAAGCTTTTGTCTGTGGAATCCATCGTCGACATTGAGCTGGATGTTCGCGTTGGAAACGAGCACGAGTTTGTGCGCTACTTGAGGCTGAAAGGGAAGGTGCGTCGACATGAAGAGCGATCTGTCATACTCGGAGTCTGCTGGGAAATCACCGATATCAAAACCCATGAGCACCGCTTGGTCCAAGCGCGGCTCGAAGCTGAAAAAGCTAAGTCTGCCGCTGAACAGGCGAGTCGAGCAAAGTCGATGTTTCTATCGAATATGAGCCATGAAATTCGTACACCTTTAAATGGAGTGATGGGCCTATCGGAGGAGATTCTGGAAGAGACCCCGAAGGACCACCCTCACTATCAAGCGATCCATTCCATCGTCGCTAGCGGGCAGTCCTTGCTATCGATTATTAACGATATTCTCGACTACTCGAAATTAGAGGCGGGCAAAGTCGAGCTTGAGCCAGCACCGGTTGATATGCGGGATTTACTGGAAAACCTGATCAATCTTTTTAGCTCTACAGCATCCAGAAATAGTGTCAGTTTGAGTTATTCTTTGGACATGAATACGGCTGAATATCCTGTTTGCGACCGTTATCGGCTTCAGCAAGTGCTCAATAATCTCATATCCAATGCTATCAAATTTTCTCCTGGGGGGTCGGTTAGAGTCGAGGCGAAGCTTATTGTAGCCAATGATGAAACTCATGGTGGCAAGGATCGTGTGCTTGAAATTATCATTGAAGATAGTGGGATCGGTATCAATGAAGAGAACCTCCAAAAACTATTCACCCCGTTTTCACAGGCGGATATGTCCACAACAAGACGATTCGGGGGCACCGGCTTAGGGCTGTCTATCTGTAGCAGCCTCGTTCAGCTGATGGGTGGCAAGATTGATGTCGAAACTGAAATTGGCTTTGGTAGTACTTTTAAGGTGTCGCTTCCAGTGAGCATTGCTCAGCTGCGACCCATGCGACAAAAAGCTAAGATGGACCTGGAGCTGTTAGACTCTGACCTGAAGATCTTGGTGGCTGAAGACAACAATGTCAATCAGATGGTGATAGAAATGAGCCTTAAGTCGCTTGGATTCAGCCCAACGATTGTTGAAAACGGTCAACTCGCTTGTGCAGCAGAATCTAGATCAAATTTTGATGTGATTTTTATGGATTGCCACATGCCGGTGATGGATGGTTTTGAGGCGACAGCAGAGATTCTAAAAGATCGAAAGGGGCGGCATACTCCACTGGTTTGTGCATTGACTGCAAGTGTTATGAAAGATGATATCGATCGCTGCCATCAATGCGGAATGGAACGGGTTTTATCAAAGCCTGTGCGGAAGCACGACCTTTATGAAGTTTTACTTCAGGCTAGCCACATTCGTGGACATTCAGATAAATTAAAGGCGAGCGCTTAA
- a CDS encoding PilZ domain-containing protein, translated as MLEEKRSVARKFVSLATIDQQLSLQVCSQSFPCKVRDVCPSGIKLSIPKKACFKLGDFVTLAIAKHQIFIPLQVSWLHSSDLYQDIGFRSHDFDIETVIQGVIALEIHRRVSRKRCFTKAG; from the coding sequence ATGTTAGAGGAAAAACGTTCTGTCGCCCGTAAATTCGTATCGTTAGCAACAATTGATCAACAGCTTAGCCTTCAGGTATGCAGCCAGTCTTTCCCATGTAAAGTGCGCGACGTCTGCCCTTCCGGAATTAAACTCAGTATTCCCAAAAAAGCTTGTTTCAAGCTAGGTGACTTCGTAACGTTAGCCATTGCAAAGCATCAAATTTTTATTCCACTGCAGGTGTCTTGGCTTCATAGCAGCGATCTATATCAAGACATAGGTTTTAGATCCCACGATTTTGATATCGAAACCGTCATCCAAGGTGTGATTGCTTTAGAGATTCATCGCCGAGTTTCAAGAAAACGCTGCTTCACCAAAGCAGGATAG